From Arachis hypogaea cultivar Tifrunner chromosome 3, arahy.Tifrunner.gnm2.J5K5, whole genome shotgun sequence:
ATACTTTACaaccaaaaaatccacttcagaTAGGCCCATTATTAGCTATCATAACAGATCCCTTAATACAACTTAATTAATATATTTCATCCCGTAATCTTCTAAACTCACCTGTCTCAACATTCACGGATTCACAGTATTCTCTGTCACCAgcttttttaaaatttgtctcATGAAGTGGACAGGTATCATTGAATTATTCTGTCACCACATTTCTATACGTGTAgaacataatttcttttctaTACAAGAGAATtcacctttaattaattttcttgttttgttaaatatactcgtttaagataatacaaaaaattccttatagtaatttgaaaaagaaaattcaatacattaatttcttttaaagtaatttttctttttgggaaGTTCTATTGTGTGGATGGCATTAAATATCCATACCTGCGGATATTATGTGGACACTGTAGTTGATGAACACATTTGGGGTTGCCTATACTTACAAGTTCAGTTGATGGGATATATTAGGCAGTACCAATACTTTTACAGATCTACTGcataatatacaaaaaattaataagacTAATGAGATGCTAATTATTTTTGTCAAGTTGAGGCTAATGAGCAAgttgtattttttttgtctatGTGGTTATGACTGATTTTTAGGCTTGGATCACCATATTTGGTGCAACTGTGCAGAAACAATTTTCTTTGTGGATAAAAACAAGTTAAAGGTagcattaaaaagaaaattgactGATGTGTTTTTGCTTTTTGGATTTGTTCAGGTTAAGCggattttttatttgtaaaaatattaataaaactaaaaacaataacaataataataataaatacactaATATCTTTATtcgaatgaataaaaatataaatgagaaaaagtattaaatatctttatttatttatttattttaacgtcttttataaatattataataaattacatatttttaaagATTTGATTTACATTATTAATATGATATATGTGATGTTTAAAAGGAATTCTCTATTTTTATAGTATAGTAAAACtatgaaaatttaaattatattaataattactaataacaacataataaaggataacattaaaaataatatttttctgtcttatttttttgttttagatataggaaacaaaaatatttttagcgACTatgattttttatgtataatttatgctttataatcttcaaattgaTTTTAAAGTCGttctttaataattttagtttaataaacttattttattttatggtttacttTAACAACAAAATATATCCAATTTTTACATTTAATGTTTTAGGAGAAGATTAAAATATTGTATATTACATAATCATTATCATCGTATTAAGTATTAACATATTAAGTTTTATGAATTATTAATTTGACTGTAGCAATACTGGATATAcattatacattattattattattaacatacattacatatttattttttcttttttggggtCAAATATCAAAaccatgcattgcatctttttgttttctttatctatttaacaataaaaattttcttctattttatgaGAACACCATGACAAAAAAAATCAGAGAAACATAATCACATtccttgaaaaataaaaaattcaattattcTAAACAAATCAAAAGACATATCAgccaattttctttttaatactatttttgatttatttttattcacaAAAAATATTGTTTCTAACTGCATCAAATATGGTGATTTAAGCCCAAAAATCAGTTATAACCATATaggcacacaaaaaaaaaaaatacaatttgtcCATTAGTCTCGATTTGTCAAAAATAATTAACATCTCATTAGTTTTATTAACTTGTATATTGTGCAATAGATCTGTAAAAATACTAATACTGCTTGATATGCTGTCTCATTAATTGAACCTGTAAGCATAGGCAACCCCAAACGTGTTCATATCTACATAATATCTATAGGCATAGATGTTTAATGCTATTCACATCATAgaacttttctttgttttttggatGTGAGTAgtatttgttaaattagttggttgattattttattattgaaaacaactaaaaatataactctattttttatttttgaacacaaagaaaattttgaattttttatttttgatattttcaaaagataaattaaaactcTCGAttacttattaattaattattattagtattcaTTTGTTGGGTTGCTGCTTCTTGTGTAACAGAAGCATATTTGGGTTTTGGGCTGGCCCATTTTTCTATCAAAAAAAATAGATCTAAAAGAAAAGAGGAAATATttgcaaaaaagaaagagaaacatGTGGCTATGGAAGAGCAAAATATGAGAGTAGCGCCTTATCCAGCAAGTGTTGACTGTTGTGGTGGACGACCAATTGACCACCACTCCACACGTTCCTCATCTCCATTTCATAAATCTCCAAAGAAGAAGCAACAACTGTGACGATCTCATTCCCCAACCAATCCATGGCTTCCAGCACTCTATCCCCTTCTCAATTGTGTTCAGGGAAGAGAGGGATATTTAGCCCCTCAGAAGCAGTTGCTGTGAAGGGTGCGAGGAGGCAAACGGTTGGAAATGGGAAGGCGAAGGGGAAGGGAGTGAGAATCACATGCCAGGCTGGAAGCATTCCGGCAGATAGGGTGCCTGACATGGGGAAGAGGCAGCTGATGAATTTGTTGCTTCTTGGTGCCATCTCACTCCCCACTGCTGGCATGCTTGTTCCATATGCTACTTTCTTTGCCCCTCCAGGGTCTGGATCCTCTTCTGGTGGAACTGTTGCTAAGGATGCCGTTGGAAATGATGTTGTTGCTGAACTATGGCTCAAGGCTCATGGACCTGGTGACCGCACCCTAacacaaggattgaagggagaTCCTACCTACCTTGTGGTGGAGAAAGATAGAACCCTTGCAACATATGGGATTAACGCCGTCTGCACTCACCTTGGCTGTGTTGTGCCATGGAATGCAGCTGAGAACAAGTTCATTTGCCCTTGCCATGGATCGCAGTACAATGACCAAGGAAGAGTTGTCAGAGGACCTGCCCCCCTGGTATGCAAAATCATTATAATCCTGCTTTCATCTTATTATTTTCAATCATCTTCCTTGCTTCTATCAATGTAAAAATTGGAAACCAATTAGAGAGGTCTTAAGCTTGTCCCTTTTGTCAATGGTCTCGAATTTGAGTGAATAATACTACACATCCAAATCTTTTTGTTAACTAAGTCAAACCAAGTTGGTCTAATATAACCAAATTCAGTTATGACTAGCAATATTCCAAGTCTTATTGTTTAATTTGGTTAGACTTAGTTCATAAAAAAACTTAGATGTGCTGCATTACTCGTAGGGGGTGGATTCAGGTTAGGCTTGCATGGCTGCTAATTAGTTTAAGTTTACCTTGTAACCTTTATTGGTATAAACTTATTAGCCTAACTTAAAGCCTGGCTTGGCAAGAAGCTTGTGTTGTAGCTTGTAATTCAAGGAAACTTATATAGGCTAATAAGTTTACCTTGTAAGCTGGTTCTATATTGAAAATGCTAGGCCGAACACAAGCCCTCAACAAACCACCTGACCTTTGTCACCGGAGGCAGATGTTGACTTAAACATTAAAATCCAACTTTTTGTGATTGATTTCTTCACTAACCTAGTAGAGTATCCAGTTTCGTGCTTAATGGTACAGTATTTAATGTTTTGATCGTTGTTGATGAATGGACAGTCTCTGGCACTAGCACATTGTGATGTAGATACTGGCAAGGTGGTGTTTGTTCCTTGGGTCGAAACAGATTTCAGAACCGGTGATGCTCCATGGTGGGCTTAATTTATTATAGTGATTAGTTTGTCTTctattatatgtatttatttttgtgaaatcAAACATTTTGTTACGTATTTTATTCATGGGGACATTCTATgatcaaattattattttgtgAACTGAACTATTGAAATTTGTGTAATAAAACGACAGCGTATTCATAGCAAGCAAGTTTGTATAATGTGCCAATGGATGTACCTagtaatgaaaataaataaataatacgaAGCAACAAAACTAAAGTCAAATCTTTATAAATATAGATAGTTATACATTAGGGGATTTGGTTTGTACAGTAAATTAACTATCTTGTCTTTAAGGTGAAATTCACAAATGCAACAACCCATGTTAAAAGGGCAAGATCTTTTTCCACTTTCTGTGTTGTGTAGATTATTTTTGACAGGGAGGTACTAAGTTGATTTCTTGATACATCTGGATCACCCAATCACCCTTCTCATTTGTTGTATAGATTGCTTGAAATCGAAGTGGAACCTTACATGGTACCAAAACTACCAATAGCTGGTTCTTGAGATTCATGTCTCATTCTTGCAAATTCATCAATTGATACTAAGAGTATACTGGTTTTGATTTCAGACAAACTCAAAGAGGACAATTTCACGACGTGCACActgaaataaaaattataaaataacttaaataaataacttaaaatttaaaaagtaatcaCACCTAagtaaataataagttataatttataaataaaattttaaaaatttttattgacgacatctaaataaataaattcccaaATTTAATATATGAGTGTCACGTAAagatatataaagataaaaataaagataaaaatatatttgtaaaaatataaaaataaagacagATAAAGATGAGGGGCATGTCATTGTCAGTAAAAAATCTTCTCATTTGCaagatagagataaagataaaaaaaaagatattactataaaaataaagataaagattgtCCGTAAAacaattatgatttttttttgtctttctcttaattttgtttttcttcccatatttaaatttatttttatttcgaaTAATCATCAACTTTGTATactgaaattaaaaatatttaaatgaatTATATACTAAAGTTTAAGCAATATAAATAACTACTAATAATTATTTAACTaacatttctgttttttttttttgcaccattaaaaattaaaaaataagtataaaaaattaatttttaattagctaATGTTAACGAATTTGTTTGTTTGAAAGCTTAGGGTTAGAGTTTAaagtttttttcaaatttaaatttagtgttcagaattcagaataaaaaacttttaaaaaattaattaaaatttaaaatttgaactcttcgaagattaaaattaaaagatcgcttttaaaatcaaaattaccaTTGAGTGCTTTAGTCCTAATGTATAAATAAATAAcgatagtcaccaaaaaaaaaaaataataataacgatAACAAGAGGATCCATTGTATCTGACTATCTGTGCTCTCAAGTCTCAACTAGGATCATATAGCACACCAGTAAGTAACATCACCTACCTgctttttcctttcaattgattCCTTCCTTTTTTGCATATCTCAATGTTATGGTTATTTATTAATTGTTCACTTGTATGCCTATTGATTCCCAACAATATCTTCTTTCTTATCAATTTAACGTAAGCTTAGTTGAATGCATGGTAAAAAGATTATGTTTGTGTATGACTTCAATTAGCTAGGTATGATAATTGATAACAACGTGGCCATTGCGACTttaatttctggactttacaatgTTCATCATCAACCGTTATATACATTTAGTCTTTTAGAATTTAGATTAATGATAAATGATAAATTAATTGCCTCGTTGATTTAATTAGTTCAATTTTTTTACACACAATGTGTTATGTGTCAAAAGGTTGATAAtgcagtcaccaaaaaaaaaggtTGATAATGCAATCAGAGAAATAAGAATGAGTGGTTATGGGTTGATAATGTGtttctcatattttttaatttctgagaaatttatttatcaatcatatgttttcaaattaattttatcaattatataaacatatataactgacaaaattaattttaataaaatcctaatcttttcaaattaattataataaaatcctAATCTTGGATTTGAGATTTTTCTTTAGTTCCtcccccttctttttttttcgcgtTGCTTTGACTTTTGTGTCCATATAAAATGTCAACGCATACCGGGAAAAAAGGTTGAAAAACGGATGAATCGGTTTGTTGCGTCCACAAAATCCAGAAGAGTTTGCGTTGGAGCTTAGAAGTGAGTTATCTGTGTGTGAACAAAGCATTATCCTTAATACAGCAAGGGAATAAACAAATCAATGCAATGCAATGATCATAACAAAATAAACTCGTACggtttgttttatttaaatttctttctttctttcttttgatcTCTTCTTCGTACGGTTTGTTTATAATTTGTATTTCACAAAACAACTGGGATTCCATTAAAACGCGTTGTGCCAGCAATATCGTTGTATGCTTTTAATCGATTATTGATTTTATACTGCAAAATTTGTCACTATGGCAGTGAATTCTAACAGTTTATCTAAAGCGTATTGTTATCTAAGATTTTAAAGAAGGTAACTATGCATGTGTGGTTATAACTTACAATAAAAGAAGTGTTATTGATGTGGCAGAATATTGATATTGCTGTGTTTGTGATCATAACTAATCATCGTTTGACTTACGCTACTATAACGAATATTTGGACtattattcattcatttatttcTAATGTTATTATTAACGGTTATCCTTGTTTGTTTCTTCAATTCTTCCCCTGCTTGTAGTTGCTGCTCCATATTTTTATCTTGATTGAGATTTCAATTACTTGTTTCATTCAGAGCTAGGTCAAAAGGAAGTATCCGAGGCAGCCATGGTTACCGCAGACGATCCTCCAACAAGACTTcaggtttttttttattattctcataTTTTCTTTGGAAATTAAGGTGTGAGTGAGTCGGTTTAGTGTTTGGGCAAAGGAAATTGATACAGTCTAACCTAATAACTACATTACTGACTGTTTCTACGGTTTAAAGTTTAAACTGTGATCTTGAAGTCACACAGAAACAACTCAACCGTTGCTCCAAGTCTCCCTTTCAATTTCGTGCCAAGTTAATAAAGAATCTATTATTTGGTACCAAAGAAATTAAACATGCATTGTTCATTATTGGCATGATCAACAGGGAAAGTATACAGCAATAGCAGTGTGTTGGTTTCTTGGAAATGGATGTCTTTTCGCATGGAACAGTATGCTGACAATAGTAGATTACTACAGTATCTTGTTTCCGGTAATTTATCAGCATTCTGATGATTCAATTGTTGTGTTGTTCAATCCAGAGTAATTTTGATCTCATTTTTTCCTTTCTTGTGCAGAGATACCACCCTTCAAGAGTTCTTACTCTTGTATACCAGCCATTTGCAGTTGGAACGATTGCAACACTTGCCTACAACGAAGAAAGAATAAACACAAGATTTCGGAACCTATTTggatacattcttttcttcttagcCACTCTTTTGGTGTTAGTTGTAAGTCTTGATCATTATAGTCTGTGAACTTTCCTTACACTCTAATTCATCAGAAGTCAGAACATGATTTTTGCTTATGTCTTTTGTAGATAGATTTAGCAACATCTGGTAGAGGAGGAATTGGAACTTTCATTGGTATATGTGCAGTAAGTGGTGCATTTGGAATAGCAGATGCTCATGTCCAAGGTGGAATGGTGGGAGACCTTTCATTTATGCATCCTGAATTGCTTCAGGTCAGCATCACCATTGCAAAATTGCTCTCTATAACTTTCCTCTCTGTTCCAATACTTTTGTTTTTGGATAAAAGCCAGAAAAagaagttatttttatataaatttcctTCTCTAAACAAATCTGTGTCTCTGAATGTGTTGAATAATCCCATTAACTCCTGCATACTTTTTTAtgtggtgtcattttgttgtagTCTTTCCTTGCTGGTGGAGCAGCATCAGGTGCATTAACTTCTGCTTTGAGGTTAGTTACAAAAGCTGCATTTGAGAACTCCAAAGATGGTCTTCGCAAAGGAGCACGTAAGTTCTAACTAACATAACTTCTCTGgaacataaaaatttagttaaactaCTAATCACTgatcatgctttctttctttcttattgatcctttGATTTGCAGTTCTGTTCTTTGGCATAACAACATTCTTTGAGCTTCTTTGTGTCATTCTCTATGCATTTGTGTTTCCCAAAGTACCAATTGTGAAGTATTACCGATCAAAAGCAGCATCAGAAGGAGCAAAAACTGTTTCAGCTGATCTTGCAGCCGCTGGCATCCAAACCTCATCTGTActccactttttcttttcttttctttttaattccaACATGGTTATAAATTGCAGTTGCTACCGCAATTAGTGCTACATCAGCAATGTTGTGGCTCTTCTAGTTACGGTTGCATACTGCAATTTAAAATCATTATGCaattcaattgacttgcaaattaGATTATAAAAT
This genomic window contains:
- the LOC112789729 gene encoding cytochrome b6-f complex iron-sulfur subunit, chloroplastic, translating into MASSTLSPSQLCSGKRGIFSPSEAVAVKGARRQTVGNGKAKGKGVRITCQAGSIPADRVPDMGKRQLMNLLLLGAISLPTAGMLVPYATFFAPPGSGSSSGGTVAKDAVGNDVVAELWLKAHGPGDRTLTQGLKGDPTYLVVEKDRTLATYGINAVCTHLGCVVPWNAAENKFICPCHGSQYNDQGRVVRGPAPLSLALAHCDVDTGKVVFVPWVETDFRTGDAPWWA
- the LOC112789730 gene encoding equilibrative nucleotide transporter 3, with the protein product MVTADDPPTRLQGKYTAIAVCWFLGNGCLFAWNSMLTIVDYYSILFPRYHPSRVLTLVYQPFAVGTIATLAYNEERINTRFRNLFGYILFFLATLLVLVIDLATSGRGGIGTFIGICAVSGAFGIADAHVQGGMVGDLSFMHPELLQSFLAGGAASGALTSALRLVTKAAFENSKDGLRKGALLFFGITTFFELLCVILYAFVFPKVPIVKYYRSKAASEGAKTVSADLAAAGIQTSSDNEDVKKQERKGKKQLLMENIDYAIDLFLIYSLTLSIFPGFLSEDTGKHSLGAWYALVLIAMYNVCDLIGRYIPLVKCIKMESRKLLTTTIVCRILLIPAFYFTAKYGDQGWMMLLTSFLGLSNGYLTVCVLTSAPKGYKGPEQNALGNILVSFLLAGIFAGVTLDWLWLIGKGW